In Spirosoma aureum, a single genomic region encodes these proteins:
- a CDS encoding cation-transporting P-type ATPase, protein MTNPSSLPLHSALSDAQGLSTAEAKRRLSEKGPNAVETIQTEHWLTVFVRQLKSLIVWGS, encoded by the coding sequence ATGACAAATCCATCCAGCTTACCATTGCATTCAGCACTCAGTGATGCTCAGGGATTGTCAACGGCTGAAGCCAAACGACGTTTGAGCGAAAAGGGACCTAATGCGGTAGAGACGATTCAAACTGAACACTGGTTAACCGTATTCGTGCGACAGCTTAAAAGCCTCATTGTCTGGGGTTCATAA
- a CDS encoding HAD-IC family P-type ATPase translates to MVGQAERTATPLETKLDTLSKVLIGNTLGLTTALFVTVGLIRGEATGPLLEPSVALANAAIPEGLSVVVTRALAYGRLRLARHKVLIKRLSAVETLGDSNVIFTDKTGTLTENRIEVFSLHLPSPEQGVYAEVWINLLTHELTFLRGEPTLSETDGFSQLVQLGVLCNNADVTIDTQQSRELGATEICIQIRPCTQ, encoded by the coding sequence CTGGTTGGGCAGGCCGAACGAACGGCAACGCCCTTGGAAACTAAACTTGATACTTTATCGAAAGTACTTATTGGCAATACTCTTGGTCTTACTACTGCCTTGTTTGTTACCGTTGGGCTAATTCGGGGCGAAGCCACTGGGCCGTTGTTAGAACCTTCGGTTGCGCTGGCCAATGCTGCCATTCCCGAAGGTTTGTCGGTGGTGGTAACGAGGGCGCTCGCGTATGGTAGGTTACGGTTGGCTCGCCATAAGGTGCTGATTAAACGATTATCTGCCGTCGAGACACTGGGCGACAGCAATGTCATCTTTACTGATAAAACCGGTACGCTAACCGAAAATAGAATTGAGGTCTTCAGCCTACACTTGCCAAGTCCTGAGCAGGGTGTTTATGCTGAGGTATGGATCAATTTATTAACTCACGAACTTACGTTCCTGCGGGGTGAGCCAACCTTATCCGAAACGGATGGCTTCAGCCAATTGGTGCAGTTGGGTGTTCTCTGCAATAATGCCGATGTGACAATTGATACGCAACAGTCACGCGAATTGGGCGCTACTGAAATTTGCATTCAGATCAGGCCATGTACCCAGTAG
- a CDS encoding L,D-transpeptidase family protein, translated as MLRYLLISLLLLPSFVNGQKPDDWSRLCNYATAIGVDSLCANPDAICLKRYFTQIIYGRTPYWISYQGVVEHIDTVHINQLTSQFMAGMDWCPLLDSLESHDRYYRQLKEYCMRCLIDDYMADSLTIEQIQETLNTYRWLNRFDSDKRIIINIPSATLRVIDRRDNSLLWSRVVVGKTSTPTPRFTALIPSFVIYPYWNIPRSIAVNELLPKIRKNPVTTLDALNVQILNTNGKVIDPKAIDWAIPAKSFPYRLRQSTGCDNALGVLKFNVISPYDVYVHDTNVRKTFSRENRFLSHGCIRVEKPIELANLLLGYNRLSRNFLTSCARNAIPQTINLPNAVPLIIIYNLLDLDEAGAVQVFKDVYGLWRLTL; from the coding sequence ATGTTACGGTATCTGCTTATCAGCCTGCTCCTATTACCCTCTTTTGTGAATGGTCAAAAGCCTGACGATTGGTCACGACTTTGTAACTATGCTACCGCCATTGGGGTAGACAGTCTTTGTGCAAATCCCGATGCGATTTGTCTAAAACGTTATTTCACCCAGATCATCTATGGACGAACACCCTACTGGATAAGTTATCAGGGCGTAGTAGAACATATTGATACCGTCCATATCAATCAGCTAACCAGCCAGTTTATGGCTGGTATGGACTGGTGCCCGCTTCTGGATTCGCTGGAATCGCACGATCGATACTACCGTCAGTTAAAAGAGTATTGTATGCGCTGCTTGATTGACGATTATATGGCCGACTCACTAACAATTGAGCAGATACAGGAAACGCTCAATACATACCGCTGGTTGAATCGATTTGATTCTGACAAAAGGATTATCATCAACATTCCTTCGGCAACATTACGAGTTATCGACCGGAGAGATAATAGTCTGCTCTGGAGCCGGGTTGTCGTCGGGAAAACCAGTACGCCGACCCCGCGTTTTACGGCTCTTATTCCTAGCTTCGTGATTTACCCGTACTGGAATATACCCCGCTCCATAGCGGTGAACGAACTGTTGCCAAAAATTCGAAAAAATCCAGTGACGACTCTTGATGCCCTGAATGTACAGATCCTCAATACAAATGGGAAGGTAATCGATCCAAAAGCCATCGATTGGGCCATTCCTGCCAAATCGTTTCCGTATCGGCTACGACAATCTACGGGTTGCGACAATGCATTGGGCGTTTTGAAGTTCAATGTAATCAGTCCTTATGATGTGTATGTGCATGATACAAACGTTCGGAAGACTTTTTCTCGCGAAAACCGGTTTTTAAGCCACGGCTGTATCCGGGTCGAGAAACCCATCGAACTAGCTAATCTATTATTGGGCTATAACCGGTTGAGCAGGAATTTTCTGACAAGCTGCGCCAGGAACGCCATTCCTCAAACGATCAATCTGCCCAACGCAGTACCCCTTATAATAATTTACAATCTACTGGATCTTGATGAGGCCGGGGCGGTTCAGGTATTTAAGGACGTGTATGGCTTGTGGCGTTTAACTTTATAA
- a CDS encoding cation transporting ATPase C-terminal domain-containing protein, whose translation MFSAIVLTGAVFEVYAFVHWEWSYSEAQSRTATFYSLSFAQLIHAFNLYSGKQASLLNNEITRNRYVWIAILICVSILLITYYVPVIRHVLTIQPLDRPALFLIPAVGLLPVGVI comes from the coding sequence GTGTTTTCTGCTATTGTTTTAACGGGTGCGGTATTTGAGGTATATGCTTTTGTTCACTGGGAATGGAGCTACAGTGAGGCTCAGAGCCGTACGGCGACTTTCTATAGTCTATCGTTCGCCCAATTAATCCACGCGTTTAACCTGTATTCCGGCAAACAGGCGTCGTTGCTGAACAACGAAATCACCCGCAACCGTTACGTCTGGATAGCTATACTGATTTGCGTGAGCATACTGCTGATTACCTACTACGTACCAGTCATTCGTCATGTATTAACCATTCAGCCCCTCGATAGACCGGCTTTATTTCTGATTCCTGCAGTAGGCTTACTACCAGTAGGAGTCATATGA